The DNA region CGACGGTCGGCGCTCCCAGCACGCGCACCCGGCCCGCGCGCGGCTTGAGCAGGCCGATCATCTGCTTGACCAGCGTGCTCTTGCCCGCGCCGTTGGGACCGAGGATCGCCACGACATCGCCCTTGCGGATCGTCAGGCTCACCTCGTGCAGCACCGGCACGTCGGGATCGTAGAAGAAGTCGACGTGCTCGAACTCGATCAGCGGCTCGGCGTCCGGTCGCGCGCTCGGCGGTGGCGGCGGCAGATCGATCGCCTGAGCGTTGCGCCTGGCCCAGTCCACGACCAGCGGCGCGGGCAGCTTGACCTCGCGCGGATCGGCGACGGCCTCGAACTGTGCCAGACCGCCCCAGTAGACCTGCCGACCGTCGCGCATAAAGAGCACGCGCTCAGGGCGCAGAGCCAGCACATCCTCGATCCGGTGCTCGACCAGCGCCAGGGTATGCCCGTCGTCGGCCAGCGCGCGCAGCAGCCGCAGCGTCTCGGTGGCAGACAGCGGATCGAGGCTGGCGAGCGGCTCGTCCAGCAGCAGCAGCCGCGATTGCATCGCCAGCACGCCCGCCAGCGCCACTTTTTGCTTCTCGCCGCCCGACAGCTTGAACGTCTCGCGCTCAAGCAGATGCGCGATGCCCAGCCGGTGCAGCACCTCCTCGACCACCCTGACGATCCGGTCGCGGGGCCAGCCCAGGTTCTCCGGGCCGAACGCCACCTCATTCTTGACGTACGCGCCGACGATCTGCTTTTCGGGATTTTGCAGCACCGTGCCGACGATCTGCGCGATCTGCGCCAGCGACAGCCGCCCCGGATCTTGCCCTTCGATACGCAGGCTACCCTGAAGTTCGCCCTTGTACGAGCGCGGGATCAGCCCGTTGATGCAGCGCAGCAGCGTGGACTTGCCGCAGCCGCTCGACCCGGCGACCAGCACGATCTCGCCGCGATCGGCATGAAACGATAGATCATGAATCGCGAGCTGCTCGGCCTGTCCATAGCGAAACGACAGGCCATCGGCCACCAGTACATTGCCAGGCACTATCATCGTGAAGTTCGGTAGCGGGTAGTGTGCCGCAGGCGGCACAACGTCGGATAGGTTCAAAACAGCCGCCCATCGTCCGAGGATGAGCGGCTGCATTGCCAGTTCGGCATAACGGAATGCTACGCCTGCTTGTTGCGGAAATCGACGAAGCGATAGCCGACGCCGCGCTCCGTCAATATGTAGCGCGGATTGGCCGGATCTTCTTCGATCTTCTGCCGCAGGTAGGTGATATACAGCCGCAGATAATGGCTCTCGTCGCGGTACTCAGGCCCCCAGACCTTCGCCAGCAGCACGTCGTGGGGCATGACCCAGCCCGCGTTCTGCACCAGATGGTACAGCAGACGATACTCGGTCGGGCGCAGGCTCACCGGCTCGCCATGGACCAGCACCTCGTGCTTGGCGAAATCGATCGTCAGCCGATCGTCGATCTTAAGCTGTGTCTGCGGCACCGGCGGCGGCGTGGCATGTCGCCGCAGCACCGCGCGAATCCGGCTCAGCAGCTCGCGGTGCGAGAACGGCTTGCCGATATAATCGTCCGCTCCCAGCTCCAGCCCTTGAATCCGATCGTCCTCCTGATCTTTGGCCGTCAGCACGATCACCGGGACCGTCGAGAACTGCCGCAGGCGGCGCAGCACCTCAAAGCCATCCATGCCCGGCATCATGATGTCCAGCAGCACGATGTCGGGCAAGTTATCGCGGATGCGATCCAGCGCCTCCCGGCCATTGCTCGCCGCGATCACCCGACAGCCTTCAAGCTCAAGGTTCATCCGCACAAAGTTTACGATGCGCGGCTCGTCGTCCACCACCAGCACGAGCCGATCTTTAAGCTCGATCCTGGGCTGCTCGCTTGTGCTCTGTATCGTCATAGATCTCTATGGCATGTTCACTGATGGCGCTTGGTTTCGAGTTTCAAGCTTCAAGTTCTTTGAGCTTTCGTCCCCCTACGACGCAGCCTCACCATTGTTGCTCGATCGCGTGCGGGTTGTCCGCCGTGTCCTGGGCGCGGGCCGCGCGCTCTCTGCACCAGCCGCATCTGGCTGAGATCCCGTCGTCTCGGCGCTGCTCTCCGGCGGGCGGGCGCTCTCCGCGCTTCCCCGGCTCGTCTCGGCGCTCGGTGCCGGGCGCGGGCCATCACCGGCTGGCGTCGCGCGGCGAGGACGAGCCGTGCCGCCGGTGTTCGACGTTGCACGCCGCGTCCGCACCACGGTGACGGGCACGATCGGGGTTTCCGGCGCCGACACCGATGGCGCCGACACGGGAGGTGTCGAAACGGGAGCCGCTGATACGCCTGGCGCTGCTGGCTCGCTTTCGACCCGCACCTCGTAGCCGCGCGCCTGAAGCCGCTGCGCAAATCCATCTTCGACCTGCACCTCGTCCAGCGTGTCGGCGTCGTACGAGCCATACTCCTCGCGCAGCAGCTCTATAATCGGCTCGGCATAACTATAAATATCGTTGACACTCATCATGTCGCGTAGCATTCGTCTTCCAGGCATATCATAAGCTCCATGAACAGGGCCGGGGGGATTGGTACGCCCACGATACGACCCTACGTGTTTTGCTCTATTATCGTGCTTTATGTTCTTTTGAGCAACTTAAACACAAGCAGTTCGCCGACTCTGCGGACCACGCCGAAGGTCGCTATTCCTCGGTAGGCGGCAGATCCGATTCTACCGGCAGGCTGCGCCGTTCGAGCGGCAGCGTGAAAACAAAGCGGGAGCCGCGCCCCGGCTGGCTCTCCACACGCAATGTTCCGCCGTGCGCTTCGATGATCGCATGTGCCAGGTAGAGGCCAAGACCGGCTCCCTGCGTTTGTCGGCCTAGGGTATTGTCAACGCGATAAAAGCGCTCGAAGATACGCGGTTGGTCTTCGGGCGCGATACCGACGCCCTGGTCGGCCACATACACGATCGCCTCGCCACCTTCGGTCCAGCCGCCAACCCGGATGATCCCACCCTCCGGGCTATATTTGACGGCATTCGACAGCAGATTTGCCAGCACCATCCGCAGGCGCTCCTCGTCGGCGTGGACCGGCGGAAACGAGCCGGGAAAGCGCAGTTGAAACTCGAAGTGCTCCGGTGCGCCCGCCGCGATGCCCTGCACCGTCCGCTCGGCCAGGGCCGGAAGATCGACGGGGCCGAACTGCAAGCGCAGGCCGCTGGCCTGCAGCCGCGATACATCGAGCAAGTTCCCGATCAGCGCATCCAGCCGGTCGGCCTCCTCCTCGATCACCTGCATTCCGTCCAGCAGCGTATCGTGATCCCAGTTCGCATCGGTGCGGCGCAGCGTGCTGGCGTAGCCTTTGATGATCGCCACCGGCGTCTTAAGCTCGTGCGAGATCACCGAGATAAACGTCGCCTGCTGCTGCTCTTCCAGCTTGCGCGCCGTAATATCGCGGACGTTGGCAATCGCGCCCAGGAACTCCTCGTCAGGGCCATATGTGGGCGAGTACCGGCTTGAAATATAGCGCTCGCGTCCATCGCGCGTCGTGATTCTACCCTCAACCGTCGGATTGGGCTGGCGTGGGAAGCATTGGAGCGGGCAGGCCGTCAAGCAAATATTGATGCCCTGATCGCTGTGGATGCCGAGCACCTCGGCGCAGGGCCGTCCGATCGCCTCTTCGCGCGGCCAGCCTGTGAGATGCTCCATCGCGCGATTGAACGACGTGATCCGCCAGCGACGATCGAGGATCATCACGCCATCCGCCGCCTGTTCGATGATCGCGTTCAGCCGCTCCTGCTCCTGCACGGCAGCCTCGTACAGCCGCGCATTCTGCACCGCAACAGCGGCCTGATTGGCAAACGCCTCGATCAGCGCCTGATCGTCGAGCGTAAACGCAACATTGACCGCCGCCCGAAAGACGACGATCACGCCGATCGGAGCGCCGCGCAGCAGCAGCGGCAGCGAGACGACCTGGCGCAGCGGCAGGTGCAGCCGATCGGCGATCCGCAGCACCGCCCGCACACGCTCCTGGTTGGGCGCGCCGGACCTTGCCAGCACCCGCAGCAGCGGCTTGAAGTCGGGATACTGCTCCGGCGCGATGTTGTAGGCGACGGCAATCTGTAGCTCGCCGTCAGGCTCTTCGTGGAGCGCGATAAAGCCGTAGTTACCAGCGACGATCTCGACCGCATAGCGCACGACCAGGCTCAGGACCGCTTGCAGATCGAGCTGCGCGGTAATCGCCTGGCTGATCCGTAGCAGGTAATCGCGCTGGCGCAGTTGATAGTCGGATAAATCTAACACTACTCTAATGCTCCACAAACACCTGATTAACGTTCGATCGCTATGATAGTGATCGGAACGAAAAACGAGCTGCGGATCGCAGTTCAGACGTTATACAGTATATCGCAGAACGCAACCATACTACTGTGAAGGAGGCATCTATTATGGCAAACATGCGGCGCTTTGATCCGTTTGGCGAGATGTTGAGCCTGCGCGACGCTATGAACCAGCTCTTTGAAGAAAGCTTCGTCAGCCCCGCGCGTATGGGAAGCGGCAGCGCTACGTTCTCGATGCCGTTGGATGTCAGCGAAACCCAGGATGAGTTCGTCGTCGATGCCGTCGTGCCCGGCTTCAAGCCGGAAGATCTCGATATTACCATCCAGGATAACGTGCTGACCATTCGCGGCGAAACCCGCAAGGAGCAGCAGACCAGCGACAAGCCGGCTAACTATCATGTGATGGAGCGGCGCTATGGTCGCTTCAGCCGCACGATCAGCCTGCCGACGGCGGTCAAAGCCGATGCGGTACGCGCGACGCTGGAGCAAGGCATTCTGCACCTGGAAATTCCCAAGGCCGAGGAAGTCAAGCCACGCCGGATCACCGTTAACACGGGGCGCGCGCTCGAAGGCAAGGCCGTCGAGGTCCACACCGACGGCGAGCAGACCAAGGCACGCGGTCAATAGCAGCCCGTTGAAGCCATGCCAGGCCGGATCGCTGAGCGATCCGGCCTGGTGCTGTTGATGCGTCCAGCCTGGCACCCTCTACCTCCGCTTTACACATACGAAAAGGTGTGCAAACAGATGTGTCAACCATTGTTACCGAGTTCACAATTCTTCTAAGCGCCCTTCAACGGCATACCGCTCACAAGCCATCGAACAAGCATTTACACCCAACTAGACAACTTTCACAAAACATGCTAGGATTATCCAAGCATGATTTAGGAGTCGCGGTATGCACATCGATCTCACGAGCAAGCGCGCCCGCAAACTCATCGAAGACTATCATCTGACCGAAGACGAACTCCGCCAGATTATCGCGGCAGCTCGGATCAACCTCGCCACCTTTGATCCCGAATACCGTGCCAATGTGACGCAGTTGTCGCAGGAGC from Herpetosiphonaceae bacterium includes:
- a CDS encoding ATP-binding protein, with the translated sequence MLDLSDYQLRQRDYLLRISQAITAQLDLQAVLSLVVRYAVEIVAGNYGFIALHEEPDGELQIAVAYNIAPEQYPDFKPLLRVLARSGAPNQERVRAVLRIADRLHLPLRQVVSLPLLLRGAPIGVIVVFRAAVNVAFTLDDQALIEAFANQAAVAVQNARLYEAAVQEQERLNAIIEQAADGVMILDRRWRITSFNRAMEHLTGWPREEAIGRPCAEVLGIHSDQGINICLTACPLQCFPRQPNPTVEGRITTRDGRERYISSRYSPTYGPDEEFLGAIANVRDITARKLEEQQQATFISVISHELKTPVAIIKGYASTLRRTDANWDHDTLLDGMQVIEEEADRLDALIGNLLDVSRLQASGLRLQFGPVDLPALAERTVQGIAAGAPEHFEFQLRFPGSFPPVHADEERLRMVLANLLSNAVKYSPEGGIIRVGGWTEGGEAIVYVADQGVGIAPEDQPRIFERFYRVDNTLGRQTQGAGLGLYLAHAIIEAHGGTLRVESQPGRGSRFVFTLPLERRSLPVESDLPPTEE
- a CDS encoding Hsp20/alpha crystallin family protein, with product MANMRRFDPFGEMLSLRDAMNQLFEESFVSPARMGSGSATFSMPLDVSETQDEFVVDAVVPGFKPEDLDITIQDNVLTIRGETRKEQQTSDKPANYHVMERRYGRFSRTISLPTAVKADAVRATLEQGILHLEIPKAEEVKPRRITVNTGRALEGKAVEVHTDGEQTKARGQ
- a CDS encoding ABC transporter ATP-binding protein — its product is MIVPGNVLVADGLSFRYGQAEQLAIHDLSFHADRGEIVLVAGSSGCGKSTLLRCINGLIPRSYKGELQGSLRIEGQDPGRLSLAQIAQIVGTVLQNPEKQIVGAYVKNEVAFGPENLGWPRDRIVRVVEEVLHRLGIAHLLERETFKLSGGEKQKVALAGVLAMQSRLLLLDEPLASLDPLSATETLRLLRALADDGHTLALVEHRIEDVLALRPERVLFMRDGRQVYWGGLAQFEAVADPREVKLPAPLVVDWARRNAQAIDLPPPPPSARPDAEPLIEFEHVDFFYDPDVPVLHEVSLTIRKGDVVAILGPNGAGKSTLVKQMIGLLKPRAGRVRVLGAPTVELTTAQIAHSVGYVFQHPGHMLFAPTVREELAFGPRNLGFDQARIDANVARAIEMVGLTGLDDRPPLALSYGQQKRVGIAAVAAMESRVLVMDEPTAGQDYRSYTAFMDAIARLQSFDALVFITHDLDLALSYANRIVLVAEGRIAADGPPERVLADEPLLRRCRVEPTSLLRLNLTLLPHTGRFLRAEGLARYLKEDHAATNEGTSNVGIGPDQQ
- a CDS encoding response regulator transcription factor, encoding MTIQSTSEQPRIELKDRLVLVVDDEPRIVNFVRMNLELEGCRVIAASNGREALDRIRDNLPDIVLLDIMMPGMDGFEVLRRLRQFSTVPVIVLTAKDQEDDRIQGLELGADDYIGKPFSHRELLSRIRAVLRRHATPPPVPQTQLKIDDRLTIDFAKHEVLVHGEPVSLRPTEYRLLYHLVQNAGWVMPHDVLLAKVWGPEYRDESHYLRLYITYLRQKIEEDPANPRYILTERGVGYRFVDFRNKQA